The following coding sequences are from one Streptomyces venezuelae window:
- a CDS encoding carbohydrate kinase family protein: MRIAVTGSIATDHLMVFPGRFAEQLLKEQLERVSLSFLADRLEVRRGGVGANIAFGLGLLGLDPILIGAAGLDFADYGHWLRDHGVDTGAVQVSDTLHTARFVCTTDQDQNQIATFYAGAMAEASHIDLAEVTARTGTPGLVLIGADDPEAMLRHTAAAHRLNIPVAADPSQQLARLDGEQARRLVDGARWLFTNEYEAALLLERTGWSEPQLLDRVGTWITTLGAGGVLLARAGCPTLPVPAVPTDKIADPTGAGDAFRAGFLAGTAWELPHERAAQLGCALATTVLESVGTQEYKLIPADLSARIDQTYGAAAARALEARIEGTA, translated from the coding sequence GTGCGTATCGCCGTGACCGGATCGATCGCCACCGACCACCTGATGGTCTTTCCCGGACGCTTCGCCGAACAGCTGCTCAAGGAACAGCTGGAGCGGGTCTCCTTGTCCTTCCTCGCCGACCGCCTGGAGGTGCGCCGCGGCGGCGTCGGCGCCAACATCGCCTTCGGCCTGGGCCTGCTCGGCCTGGACCCGATCCTGATCGGCGCCGCCGGCCTGGACTTCGCCGACTACGGCCACTGGCTGCGCGACCACGGCGTGGACACCGGCGCCGTCCAGGTCAGCGACACCCTGCACACCGCCCGCTTCGTGTGCACCACCGACCAGGACCAGAACCAGATCGCCACCTTCTACGCCGGCGCCATGGCCGAGGCCTCCCACATCGACCTCGCCGAGGTCACCGCCCGCACCGGCACCCCCGGCCTGGTCCTGATCGGCGCCGACGACCCCGAGGCCATGCTGCGCCACACCGCCGCCGCCCACCGCCTGAACATCCCGGTGGCCGCCGACCCCTCCCAGCAGCTGGCCCGCCTGGACGGCGAGCAGGCCCGCCGCCTGGTGGACGGCGCCCGCTGGCTGTTCACCAACGAATACGAGGCCGCCCTGCTGCTGGAGCGCACCGGCTGGAGCGAACCGCAGCTCCTGGACCGCGTCGGCACCTGGATCACCACCCTGGGCGCCGGCGGCGTCCTGCTGGCCCGCGCCGGCTGCCCCACGCTGCCCGTGCCCGCCGTCCCCACCGACAAGATCGCCGACCCCACCGGCGCCGGCGACGCCTTCCGCGCCGGCTTCCTGGCCGGCACCGCCTGGGAGCTGCCCCACGAACGCGCCGCCCAGCTCGGCTGCGCCCTGGCCACCACCGTCCTGGAATCGGTCGGCACCCAGGAGTACAAGCTCATCCCCGCCGACCTGAGCGCCCGCATCGACCAGACCTACGGAGCCGCCGCCGCCCGCGCCCTGGAGGCGCGGATCGAGGGGACCGCATGA
- the metK gene encoding methionine adenosyltransferase, producing MSRRLFTSESVTEGHPDKIADQISDTVLDALLSQDPASRVAVETLITTGQVHIAGEVTTTAYADIATLVRQKILDIGYDSSAKGFDGASCGVSVSIGAQSPDIAQGVDTAYENRVEGDQDELDRQGAGDQGLMFGYATDETPTLMPLPIELAHRLSHRLSAVRKDGTVPYLRPDGKTQVTIEYQGSRPARLDTIVVSSQHAADIDLTDQLTPDLRTHVVEHVLDRLADDGIKLDTDDYRLFVNPTGRFEIGGPMGDAGLTGRKIIVDTYGGMARHGGGAFSGKDPSKVDRSAAYAMRWVAKNVVAAGLAARCEVQVAYAIGKAEPVGLFIETFGTATAPQAAIEQAVTDVFDLRPAAIIRDLDLLRPIYAQTAAYGHFGRELPELTWERTDRADALRKAVEAAN from the coding sequence ATGTCCCGCCGTCTGTTCACCTCCGAGTCCGTGACCGAGGGCCACCCCGACAAGATCGCCGACCAGATCAGCGACACCGTCCTGGACGCCCTGCTCAGCCAGGACCCCGCCTCCCGCGTCGCGGTCGAAACCCTCATCACCACCGGCCAGGTCCACATCGCCGGCGAGGTGACCACCACCGCCTACGCCGACATCGCCACCCTGGTCCGCCAGAAGATCCTCGACATCGGCTACGACTCCTCCGCCAAGGGCTTCGACGGCGCCTCCTGCGGCGTATCGGTGTCCATCGGCGCCCAGTCACCCGACATCGCCCAGGGCGTCGACACCGCCTACGAGAACCGCGTCGAGGGCGACCAGGACGAACTGGACCGCCAGGGCGCCGGCGACCAGGGCCTCATGTTCGGCTACGCCACCGACGAGACGCCCACCCTGATGCCGCTGCCCATCGAGCTGGCCCACCGCCTCTCGCACCGCCTGAGCGCGGTCCGCAAGGACGGCACCGTCCCCTACCTGCGCCCCGACGGCAAGACCCAGGTCACCATCGAATACCAGGGCAGCCGGCCCGCGCGCCTGGACACCATCGTCGTCTCCTCCCAGCACGCCGCCGACATCGACCTCACCGACCAGCTCACCCCCGACCTGCGCACCCACGTCGTGGAACACGTCCTTGACCGGCTCGCCGACGACGGCATCAAACTCGACACCGACGACTACCGCCTGTTCGTCAACCCCACCGGCCGCTTCGAGATCGGCGGCCCGATGGGCGACGCCGGCCTGACCGGCCGCAAGATCATCGTCGACACCTACGGCGGCATGGCCCGCCACGGCGGCGGCGCCTTCTCCGGCAAGGACCCCTCCAAGGTCGACCGCTCGGCTGCCTACGCGATGCGCTGGGTCGCCAAGAACGTCGTCGCAGCCGGCCTGGCCGCCCGCTGCGAGGTCCAGGTCGCCTACGCCATCGGCAAGGCCGAACCGGTCGGCCTGTTCATCGAGACCTTCGGCACCGCCACCGCCCCCCAGGCCGCCATCGAACAGGCCGTCACCGACGTCTTCGACCTGCGGCCCGCCGCGATCATCCGCGACCTGGACCTGCTGCGCCCCATCTACGCCCAGACCGCCGCCTACGGCCACTTCGGCCGCGAACTGCCCGAGCTGACCTGGGAGCGCACCGACCGCGCCGACGCCCTGCGCAAGGCCGTCGAAGCCGCCAACTGA
- a CDS encoding class I adenylate-forming enzyme family protein, translated as MKGSTVYASIQKRGLHLGLLPEMAAAVNGSVPITLDHDLHVLPQAGRRLTLAEFAEAIDDLAARLWAAGIRPDEHLVIHKSANADIWMLGAAASRIGAVPVMLSPALDAPTVAALLRRLERPSLLTDLPKLDAGLAKEALADLTRHVLITAGEREGTQSLVALAHAPRVTPVVRPIDEAAVITHTSGTTGLPKLVVHTPRTQGIRLVPQWRLLTLLRRKDTVAIHIPFVHSRMVAAMSLALLKELPVLLMNESDPDSVAEQFLAHRPGFVEALPNSLMDWEDLAGDPRRPFASVKIFSSTFDAIHPRTMGRLLNASDRPGALFFQIYGQSEVGPAVGRAYFRNSAHKANGRCVGWAMPAGAAKVRVVSRNGKAPSPTNPGFIEVAWPGLAKTYYAEQDRYDTNRNGAWWRTGDVGYRTKLGCLHMLDREVDMIDGVRSSLEVEDVVLGRLPELSELVVVTGPDDRPVPVVCTADDAPLDRARWRAAVTDFPQLADPVQLPQAELPRTATLKVQRIALTQQLQHRLPDPA; from the coding sequence ATGAAGGGCTCCACGGTCTACGCATCGATCCAAAAGCGCGGTCTGCACCTCGGTCTCCTGCCGGAGATGGCCGCCGCCGTCAACGGCTCCGTCCCCATCACCCTCGACCACGACCTGCACGTCCTGCCCCAGGCCGGCCGCCGCCTGACCCTGGCCGAGTTCGCCGAGGCCATCGACGACCTCGCCGCCCGCCTGTGGGCGGCCGGCATCCGCCCCGACGAACACCTGGTCATCCACAAGAGCGCCAACGCCGACATCTGGATGCTGGGCGCCGCCGCCTCCCGCATCGGCGCCGTCCCGGTGATGCTCTCGCCCGCCCTGGACGCCCCCACCGTCGCCGCCCTCCTGCGCCGCCTGGAACGCCCCAGCCTCCTGACCGACCTGCCCAAACTCGACGCAGGCCTCGCCAAGGAAGCCCTGGCCGACCTCACCCGGCACGTCCTGATCACCGCCGGCGAACGCGAGGGCACCCAGTCCCTGGTCGCCCTCGCCCACGCCCCCCGCGTCACCCCGGTGGTCCGCCCCATCGACGAGGCCGCCGTCATCACCCACACCTCCGGCACCACCGGCCTGCCCAAACTCGTCGTGCACACCCCCCGCACCCAGGGCATCCGCCTGGTCCCGCAGTGGCGCCTGCTCACCCTGCTGCGCCGCAAGGACACCGTCGCCATCCACATCCCCTTCGTGCACTCCCGGATGGTCGCGGCGATGTCCCTGGCCCTGCTCAAAGAGCTGCCGGTCCTCCTGATGAACGAATCCGACCCCGACAGCGTCGCCGAGCAGTTCCTGGCCCACCGCCCCGGCTTCGTCGAGGCCCTGCCCAACTCCCTGATGGACTGGGAGGACCTGGCCGGCGACCCGCGCCGCCCCTTCGCCTCGGTGAAGATCTTCAGCAGCACCTTCGACGCCATCCACCCGCGTACCATGGGCCGCCTGCTGAACGCCTCCGACCGGCCCGGCGCCCTGTTCTTCCAGATCTACGGACAGAGCGAGGTCGGCCCGGCCGTCGGCCGCGCCTACTTCCGCAACTCCGCCCACAAGGCCAACGGCCGCTGCGTGGGCTGGGCCATGCCCGCCGGCGCCGCCAAGGTCCGCGTCGTCAGCCGCAACGGCAAGGCCCCCTCACCCACCAACCCCGGCTTCATCGAGGTCGCCTGGCCCGGCCTGGCCAAGACCTATTACGCCGAGCAGGACCGCTACGACACCAACCGCAACGGCGCCTGGTGGCGCACCGGCGACGTCGGCTACCGCACCAAACTGGGCTGCCTGCACATGCTCGACCGCGAGGTCGACATGATCGACGGAGTGCGCAGCTCCCTCGAGGTCGAGGACGTCGTCCTGGGACGGCTGCCGGAACTGAGCGAACTGGTCGTGGTCACCGGCCCCGACGACCGGCCCGTGCCCGTCGTGTGCACCGCCGACGACGCCCCCCTGGACCGCGCCCGCTGGCGCGCCGCGGTCACCGACTTCCCCCAGCTCGCCGACCCCGTCCAGCTCCCGCAGGCCGAACTGCCGCGCACCGCCACGCTCAAGGTCCAGCGCATCGCCCTGACCCAGCAGCTCCAACACCGCCTGCCCGACCCCGCCTGA
- the wrbA gene encoding NAD(P)H:quinone oxidoreductase produces MDPVNVSVIYYSATGTVHALAQAVAEGAEKAGATVRLRKVAETAPDAAISANPAWVEHRAATADVAEATHDDLAWADAVLFGTPSRFGNPASQLRAFIDTTGPLWFAGKIAGKVFSAFTASNTAHGGQESTILALSNTFYHWGGIIVPPGYTDPIQFQSGNPYGTSHVANDGAPGEVALQAARHQARRVVDTTAALKAGRAAA; encoded by the coding sequence GTGGACCCTGTGAACGTGTCCGTCATCTACTACAGCGCGACCGGCACCGTGCACGCCCTGGCTCAGGCCGTGGCCGAGGGTGCGGAGAAGGCGGGCGCCACCGTGCGGCTGCGCAAGGTCGCCGAGACCGCCCCCGACGCGGCGATCAGCGCCAACCCCGCCTGGGTGGAGCACCGGGCGGCCACCGCCGATGTCGCCGAGGCCACCCACGACGATCTCGCCTGGGCGGACGCGGTCCTGTTCGGCACCCCCAGCCGGTTCGGCAACCCCGCCAGCCAGCTGCGCGCCTTCATCGACACCACCGGCCCGCTGTGGTTCGCGGGCAAGATCGCGGGCAAGGTGTTCTCCGCGTTCACCGCCAGCAACACCGCCCACGGCGGGCAGGAGTCGACGATCCTGGCGCTGTCGAACACCTTCTACCACTGGGGCGGCATCATCGTGCCCCCCGGCTACACCGACCCCATCCAGTTCCAGTCCGGCAACCCCTACGGCACCTCACACGTCGCGAACGACGGGGCGCCGGGCGAGGTCGCCCTGCAGGCCGCCCGCCACCAGGCACGCCGCGTGGTGGACACCACCGCCGCGCTCAAGGCCGGCCGCGCCGCCGCCTGA
- a CDS encoding class I SAM-dependent methyltransferase, which produces MSEHQPTTTTPPTTRPTGSGPDAGPGSGPDAGPDTILRLINGYWSTGILGAAAEHRLFTHLEDGAHDAAQLAARAQISERGAQTLLDGLVSIGLLTLEHGRYRNTPAASAYLVAGRPADLSAMARLKLTHMGKLAALPEVVRAGGPVSDPTTEVADNPHWGQVVPAIAAQSVPAAAIAADVLGLSEAGALSILDVGGGSGIYSATWLKANPAARATQLDWEPINAIARQLLAERGVADRFTCIDGDFHTTDFGTGTYDVALYSHIAHQEGPEDNIAVFTRLKDALKPGGALVVCDYVVDDDRSGPPFPLLFASEMLLKSQQGGTWRRADYHAWLTKAGFSDITFHSAPPATLVIAR; this is translated from the coding sequence ATGAGCGAGCACCAGCCCACCACGACCACCCCGCCCACCACCCGGCCCACCGGCTCCGGCCCGGACGCAGGCCCCGGCTCCGGCCCGGATGCCGGGCCGGACACCATCCTGCGGCTCATCAACGGCTACTGGTCCACCGGCATCCTGGGCGCCGCCGCCGAACACCGGCTGTTCACCCACCTCGAGGACGGCGCCCACGACGCCGCCCAGCTGGCCGCCCGCGCGCAGATCTCCGAACGCGGCGCCCAGACCCTGCTGGACGGCCTGGTCAGCATCGGCCTGCTCACCCTCGAACACGGCCGCTACCGCAACACCCCGGCCGCCTCCGCCTACCTGGTCGCCGGCCGGCCCGCCGACCTGTCCGCGATGGCCCGCCTCAAACTCACCCACATGGGCAAGCTGGCCGCCCTGCCCGAGGTGGTCCGCGCCGGCGGCCCGGTCAGCGACCCCACCACCGAAGTCGCCGACAACCCCCACTGGGGCCAGGTCGTGCCGGCCATCGCCGCCCAGTCGGTGCCCGCCGCCGCCATCGCCGCCGACGTGCTGGGCCTGTCCGAGGCCGGAGCGCTGTCCATCCTGGACGTCGGCGGCGGCTCGGGCATCTACTCCGCCACCTGGCTCAAGGCCAACCCCGCCGCCCGCGCCACCCAGCTGGACTGGGAACCCATCAACGCCATCGCCCGCCAACTCCTCGCCGAACGCGGCGTCGCCGACCGCTTCACCTGCATCGACGGCGACTTCCACACCACCGACTTCGGCACCGGCACCTACGACGTGGCGCTGTACTCCCACATCGCCCACCAGGAAGGCCCCGAGGACAACATCGCGGTCTTCACCCGCCTCAAGGACGCACTCAAGCCCGGCGGCGCCCTGGTGGTCTGCGACTACGTCGTCGACGACGACCGCTCCGGACCGCCCTTCCCGCTGCTGTTCGCCTCCGAGATGCTCCTCAAATCCCAGCAGGGCGGCACCTGGCGGCGCGCCGACTACCACGCCTGGCTCACCAAGGCCGGCTTCAGCGACATCACCTTCCACTCCGCCCCGCCCGCCACCCTGGTCATCGCCCGCTAA
- a CDS encoding DegT/DnrJ/EryC1/StrS family aminotransferase: protein MTTTTPATPATPASAASASAAAAAAVPLVHASLGEQELAAVAEVFASGWPAGQGPRGKALEAQLAQRYAMDAVALSNCGAALHVALLALGVQRGDEVIVADYTFPAPAHAVRYLDAVPVFADVRPDTHTVDVQAVADLITERTTGIIAVDTVGLPADYRELQALADRHGLFLIEDAACAVGATYQGRQAGALAPVSCLSFHGRKGATSGEGGALLAADPAIAADARLRSSFGIGSIFDQSKIVGLPIPEFTEVGYNFKLSDIAAAILQVQIGRIDELLARRTQVAAAYGELLADEELVTLPQVPADRTHAWQSYLIALDARVDRAALAADLRGQGIGCGHGTWASHLQPVFAARQACPVSADLFARHLAIPMHAELSADQIERVVTVLRTALRTHAAPAGRGGTA from the coding sequence ATGACCACCACCACACCCGCCACACCCGCCACACCAGCCTCTGCCGCCTCTGCTTCCGCCGCGGCGGCTGCCGCCGTGCCGCTGGTGCACGCCAGCCTGGGCGAGCAGGAACTGGCCGCCGTCGCCGAGGTGTTCGCCTCCGGCTGGCCCGCCGGCCAGGGCCCGCGCGGCAAGGCCCTGGAGGCCCAGCTCGCCCAGCGCTACGCCATGGACGCGGTCGCCCTGAGCAACTGCGGCGCCGCCCTGCACGTGGCGCTGCTCGCCCTGGGCGTGCAGCGCGGCGACGAAGTCATCGTCGCCGACTACACCTTCCCCGCCCCCGCCCACGCGGTGCGCTACCTGGACGCGGTGCCCGTCTTCGCCGACGTACGCCCCGACACCCACACCGTGGACGTCCAGGCCGTCGCCGACCTGATCACCGAACGCACCACCGGCATCATCGCGGTCGACACCGTCGGGCTGCCCGCCGACTACCGCGAACTGCAGGCCCTGGCCGACCGGCACGGCCTGTTCCTCATCGAGGACGCCGCCTGCGCGGTCGGCGCCACCTACCAGGGACGCCAGGCCGGCGCCCTGGCACCGGTGTCCTGCCTGTCCTTCCACGGCCGCAAGGGCGCCACCAGCGGCGAGGGCGGCGCGCTGCTGGCCGCCGACCCCGCCATCGCCGCCGACGCCCGGCTGCGCTCCTCCTTCGGCATCGGCAGCATCTTCGACCAGTCGAAGATCGTCGGCCTGCCCATCCCGGAGTTCACCGAGGTCGGCTACAACTTCAAACTCTCCGACATCGCCGCCGCCATCCTGCAGGTCCAGATCGGGCGGATCGACGAACTCCTCGCCCGCCGCACCCAGGTCGCCGCCGCCTACGGCGAACTCCTGGCCGACGAGGAACTGGTGACGCTGCCTCAGGTGCCCGCCGACCGCACCCACGCCTGGCAGTCCTACCTCATCGCCCTGGACGCGCGGGTGGACCGGGCCGCCCTCGCCGCCGACCTGCGCGGCCAGGGCATCGGCTGCGGCCACGGCACCTGGGCCAGCCACCTGCAGCCCGTCTTCGCCGCCCGCCAGGCCTGCCCCGTCTCGGCCGACCTGTTCGCCCGCCACCTGGCCATCCCCATGCACGCCGAACTCAGTGCCGACCAGATCGAACGCGTCGTGACGGTGCTGCGCACCGCCCTTCGCACCCACGCGGCCCCCGCGGGCCGGGGAGGAACCGCATGA
- a CDS encoding cupin domain-containing protein — protein MTASLIVPPGGGRTLKTPAQEVTFKATQAQGSAVSIFEVIVPPGFDVGAHVHHESQEFFYVLEGELDLMCFEPTRRTRDTWHHWRSASGERVIRAAEGGCMFVPTGTPHAFRNATDKPVKMLFQSFPSPDHEQYFEEIAEIWARGTTVDPAAVEEMRKRYDVEELTPLRYQPPTATATAAAPQPQGT, from the coding sequence ATGACTGCCAGCCTGATCGTCCCGCCCGGTGGGGGACGCACGCTGAAGACCCCGGCGCAGGAGGTGACCTTCAAGGCCACCCAGGCGCAGGGCTCCGCCGTCTCCATCTTCGAGGTGATCGTCCCGCCCGGCTTCGACGTCGGCGCCCACGTCCACCACGAGTCCCAGGAGTTCTTCTACGTCCTTGAGGGCGAGCTGGACCTGATGTGCTTCGAGCCCACCCGGCGCACCCGCGACACCTGGCACCACTGGCGCTCCGCCAGCGGCGAACGCGTCATCCGCGCCGCCGAGGGCGGCTGCATGTTCGTGCCGACCGGCACCCCGCACGCCTTCCGCAACGCCACCGACAAACCGGTCAAGATGCTCTTCCAGAGCTTCCCCTCGCCCGACCACGAGCAGTACTTCGAGGAGATCGCGGAGATCTGGGCACGCGGCACCACCGTCGACCCGGCCGCGGTGGAGGAGATGCGCAAGCGCTACGACGTCGAGGAACTCACCCCCCTGCGCTACCAGCCCCCCACCGCCACCGCTACCGCTGCGGCACCGCAGCCGCAGGGGACGTGA
- a CDS encoding type III polyketide synthase: MPRLCKPSVRVPEYVITAEETLQFAERVHAGKPQLPLALRLIRNTGVLKRHIVQPIEQTLAHPGLTERNRIYEAESKKRTPEVVEEALANAQVNARDIDAIIYVSCTGFLMPSLTAWLINTMGFRSDTRQIPIAQLGCAAGGAAINRAHDFCVAHPGSNVLIVSCELCSLCYQPDMDDIGSLLSDGLFGDAVAAAVVRGTGGTGIELERNSSYLIPHTEDWISYSVRDTGFHFQLDRRVPGTMEPLAPVLREFAAGHQWDASNLDFYIVHAGGPRILNDLAKFLDVDRKVFRHSWSTLTEYGNIASAVVLDAALRLFEEDTPMPDATGLIAGFGPGITAEMALGRWNSDTPPAAG, translated from the coding sequence ATGCCTAGGCTATGCAAGCCGTCAGTGCGTGTGCCGGAATACGTCATCACAGCGGAAGAGACGCTTCAATTCGCCGAGAGGGTCCACGCCGGAAAGCCGCAACTGCCTCTGGCGCTGCGGCTGATCCGCAACACGGGGGTGCTGAAGCGGCATATCGTGCAGCCCATCGAGCAGACCCTGGCACACCCCGGCCTGACCGAGCGCAACCGCATCTATGAGGCGGAGTCCAAAAAGCGCACCCCCGAGGTCGTCGAGGAGGCCCTGGCCAACGCCCAGGTCAACGCCCGGGACATTGACGCGATCATCTACGTGTCGTGCACCGGGTTCCTCATGCCCTCGCTGACCGCCTGGCTCATCAACACGATGGGCTTTCGCTCCGACACCCGCCAGATCCCCATCGCCCAGCTGGGCTGCGCGGCCGGCGGCGCCGCCATCAACCGGGCCCACGACTTCTGCGTGGCCCACCCCGGCAGCAACGTCCTGATCGTCTCCTGCGAGCTGTGCTCGCTGTGCTACCAGCCCGACATGGACGACATCGGCTCGCTGCTCTCCGACGGCCTGTTCGGCGACGCGGTCGCCGCCGCCGTGGTGCGCGGCACCGGCGGCACCGGCATCGAGCTGGAGCGCAACTCCTCCTACCTCATCCCCCACACCGAGGACTGGATCTCCTACTCGGTGCGCGACACCGGCTTCCACTTCCAGCTGGACCGCCGGGTGCCCGGCACGATGGAACCGCTCGCCCCGGTGCTGCGCGAGTTCGCCGCCGGCCACCAGTGGGACGCCTCCAACCTCGACTTCTACATCGTGCACGCCGGCGGCCCGCGGATCCTCAACGACCTGGCCAAGTTCCTGGACGTGGACCGCAAGGTGTTCCGCCACAGCTGGTCGACGCTGACCGAGTACGGCAACATCGCCAGCGCGGTCGTCCTGGACGCGGCCCTGCGCCTGTTCGAAGAGGACACCCCGATGCCCGACGCCACCGGCCTGATCGCCGGCTTCGGCCCCGGCATCACCGCCGAGATGGCCCTGGGCCGCTGGAACAGCGACACCCCGCCCGCCGCCGGCTGA
- a CDS encoding aromatase/cyclase produces MPGERIHRLSHTREVAAPASTLYALIADPERWPLYLPRNIYAQRLDFDGVHERVRVWALAEGQIVSWTAHRTQDPVRRQITFRQDLLMEPATSMAGRWSVQPLAPGRCRVTLEHEFTAAPDRPQDAIWLAQVTTDNTRSTLRSLQFLAERWTRLDELALSFAESIRVNGPAELVYGFLYDVADWPGQLPHVRRAALEEPHLGIQKVALELTAADGGPARNVAGIRICFPHAGRIVHKATVPRPLLAAHCGEWSVLPDERGVTVVAQHHALLREDHIEQVLGAGTTLAEARRRIRADLARDSRQTLQLARHHAESAIRVL; encoded by the coding sequence GTGCCCGGCGAGCGCATCCACCGGCTGTCGCACACGCGGGAGGTGGCCGCACCCGCCTCCACCCTCTACGCGCTGATCGCGGACCCCGAACGCTGGCCGCTCTACCTGCCGCGCAACATCTACGCCCAGCGCCTGGACTTCGACGGCGTCCACGAACGCGTGAGGGTGTGGGCACTGGCCGAGGGCCAGATCGTCTCCTGGACCGCCCACCGCACCCAGGACCCCGTGCGCCGCCAGATCACCTTCCGCCAGGACCTGCTCATGGAGCCCGCCACCTCGATGGCCGGCCGCTGGAGCGTGCAGCCGCTGGCGCCCGGCCGCTGCCGGGTGACCCTGGAACACGAGTTCACCGCCGCCCCCGACCGGCCCCAGGACGCCATCTGGCTCGCCCAGGTCACCACCGACAACACCCGCTCCACCCTGCGCAGCCTGCAGTTCCTGGCCGAACGCTGGACCCGCCTGGACGAACTGGCCCTCTCCTTCGCCGAGTCGATCCGCGTCAACGGGCCCGCCGAACTGGTCTACGGCTTCCTCTACGACGTCGCCGACTGGCCCGGCCAGCTCCCGCACGTGCGCCGGGCCGCCCTGGAAGAACCCCACCTGGGCATCCAGAAAGTCGCCCTGGAACTCACCGCCGCCGACGGCGGACCCGCCCGCAACGTGGCCGGCATCCGCATCTGCTTCCCGCACGCCGGACGCATCGTGCACAAGGCCACCGTGCCCCGCCCGCTGCTGGCCGCGCACTGCGGCGAATGGTCCGTGCTGCCCGACGAACGCGGCGTCACAGTGGTCGCCCAGCACCACGCCCTGCTGCGCGAGGACCACATCGAACAGGTCCTGGGCGCCGGCACCACCCTGGCCGAGGCCCGCCGCCGCATCCGCGCCGACCTCGCCCGCGACAGCCGCCAGACCCTGCAACTGGCCCGCCACCACGCCGAATCCGCCATCCGCGTCCTGTGA
- a CDS encoding AfsR/SARP family transcriptional regulator, with amino-acid sequence MKIQVLGPLSAEVNGGSIVPTARKPRQILSLFALYPGQVMPVPTLMEELWGTEPPQSALTTLQTYILQLRRHLGTALGPGTPGTAKEVLATRHGGYLMQIPPEGVDVHEYDRLATEGRTAFENGDDATAADRFRQALALWRGPALVDVRVGPILEIEVMRLEESRLGTVERRIDADLRLGRHSELIAELTELTARYPQHEGLHSQAMVALYRSGRQASALEIYRKLRIRMIEGLGVEPSPQVQRLHQAMLAVDPQLDVTAGPRRTSTFDLYAA; translated from the coding sequence ATGAAGATTCAGGTTCTGGGTCCGTTGAGCGCCGAGGTCAACGGGGGATCGATTGTTCCGACGGCACGCAAGCCGCGGCAGATCTTGTCCCTCTTTGCCCTCTATCCCGGACAGGTCATGCCTGTTCCCACGCTCATGGAGGAACTCTGGGGCACCGAACCGCCCCAGAGCGCGCTGACCACCCTGCAGACCTACATCCTCCAGCTGCGCCGGCACCTGGGCACCGCACTGGGGCCCGGCACCCCCGGCACCGCCAAGGAGGTCCTGGCCACCCGGCACGGCGGCTATCTGATGCAGATACCCCCCGAGGGGGTGGACGTGCACGAGTACGACCGCCTGGCCACCGAGGGCCGTACCGCCTTCGAGAACGGCGACGACGCCACCGCCGCCGACCGCTTCCGCCAGGCCCTGGCGCTGTGGCGCGGGCCCGCGCTGGTGGACGTGCGGGTGGGCCCCATCCTGGAGATCGAGGTCATGCGGCTGGAGGAGTCCCGCCTGGGCACCGTGGAGCGGCGCATCGACGCCGACCTGCGCCTTGGCCGGCACTCCGAGCTCATCGCCGAGCTCACCGAACTGACCGCGCGCTACCCCCAGCACGAGGGGCTGCACTCGCAGGCCATGGTGGCGCTGTACCGCTCGGGGCGGCAGGCCTCGGCCCTGGAGATCTACCGCAAGCTGCGCATCCGCATGATCGAAGGACTGGGGGTGGAGCCCTCCCCGCAGGTGCAGCGGCTGCACCAGGCGATGCTGGCCGTCGACCCCCAGCTGGACGTCACGGCCGGACCGCGGCGCACCTCCACGTTCGACCTCTACGCGGCCTGA